One region of Vigna angularis cultivar LongXiaoDou No.4 chromosome 10, ASM1680809v1, whole genome shotgun sequence genomic DNA includes:
- the LOC108320937 gene encoding 40S ribosomal protein S3a, with amino-acid sequence MAVGKNKRISKGKKGGKKKAADPFSKKDWYDIKAPSVFQVKNVGKTLVSRTQGTKIASEGLKHRVFEVSLADLQGDEDHAFKKIRLRAEDVQGKNVLTNFWGMDFTTDKLRSLVRKWQTLIEAHVDVKTTDNYTLRMFCIGFTKRRANQVKRTCYAQSSQIRQIRRKMREIMVNQATACDLKELVRKFIPEMIGKEIEKATSSIYPLQNVFIRKVKILKAPKFDLGKLMEVHGDYSEDVGTKVDRPADETVVEGTTEVVGA; translated from the exons ATGGCGGTTGGAAAGAATAAGAGGATTTCGAAGGGAAAGAAGGGTGGCAAGAAGAAGGC CGCCGATCCCTTTTCCAAGAAGGATTGGTACGATATCAAGGCCCCTTCTGTGTTCCAGGTCAAGAATGTGGGCAAGACCCTCGTCAGTCGTACCCAGGGCACCAAg ATTGCTTCGGAAGGACTCAAACACAGAGTGTTTGAGGTCTCATTGGCTGATCTTCAAGGGGATGAGGACCATGCCTTCAAGAAGATCCGTTTGAGAGCCGAGGATGTTCAAGGAAAGAATGTTTTGACAAACTTTTGG GGAATGGATTTCACAACTGACAAGCTGAGGTCTTTGGTCCGAAAATGGCAAACTTTGATCGAAGCTCATGTAGATGTGAAGACCACTGATAATTACACTCTGAGGATGTTCTGCATTGGCTTTACTAAGAGGCGTGCCAACCAAGTGAAGAGGACTTGCTACGCACAATCGAGCCAAATTAGACAG ATCCGCAGGAAAATGAGAGAGATAATGGTTAACCAGGCAACAGCCTGTGATTTGAAAGAACTGGTCCGCAAGTTCATCCCTGAGATGATTGGCAAAGAGATTGAGAAAGCAACATCAAGCATCTATCCCCTACAAAATGTGTTCATTCGTAAAGTTAAGATCCTGAAAGCTCCAAAGTTTGACCTTGGCAAATTGATGGAG GTTCATGGGGATTACTCGGAAGACGTTGGAACAAAGGTTGACAGACCTGCTGATGAAACAGTAGTTGAAGGAACAACTGAAGTAGTTGGAGCTTGA
- the LOC108320874 gene encoding uncharacterized protein LOC108320874 produces MPFVFFFFHSSSFSVFHRYCKIQNPIINPMEKSEEKEESVDLSGISLRPLELSDLDDVLVWTSDEKVAAFCTWDPYSSKEEGINFIQNIASKFAWCRAICLNDRAIGCVSLSSNSEHDKSRNRSLELGYVIGSKYWGKGVATVVVKEVVKVAFTEQWLADLERIEALVDVMNVGSQRVLEKAGFQREGILRKYVFNKGKTRDMVMFSVLSTDPHLSST; encoded by the coding sequence atgcccttcgttttcttcttcttccattcaaGTTCCTTTTCAGTGTTTCATAGATACTGTAAAATTCAGAATCCCATCATCAACCCAATGGAGAaatcagaagaaaaagaagaaagtgtcGATTTGAGTGGAATATCTCTTCGACCCCTTGAGCTCTCTGACCTGGATGATGTCTTGGTGTGGACCTCCGATGAAAAGGTGGCAGCTTTCTGCACTTGGGATCCTTATAGTAGCAAAGAAGAGGGCATCAATTTCATCCAAAACATAGCCAGCAAGTTTGCGTGGTGCAGAGCAATATGCCTGAACGACCGTGCTATTGGGTGTGTTTCTCTTTCCTCCAATTCAGAGCATGATAAAAGCAGGAACAGATCCTTGGAACTTGGCTATGTTATTGGTTCCAAATACTGGGGTAAAGGGGTTGCTACAGTGGTTGTGAAAGAAGTGGTTAAGGTTGCTTTCACTGAGCAGTGGTTGGCAGACTTGGAGAGGATTGAAGCTCTTGTTGATGTGATGAATGTTGGGTCTCAGAGAGTGCTGGAAAAAGCTGGTTTTCAGAGGGAGGGAATTCTTCGGAAGTATGTGTTCAACAAAGGAAAAACCAGAGATATGGTGATGTTCAGTGTTCTCTCTACTGATCCTCACCTTTCATCTACTTAA
- the LOC108320873 gene encoding protein NETWORKED 1A, producing MATLSHSESRRSYSWWWDSHLPKNSKWLQENLADIDAKVKTMIKLIDEEADSFARRAEMYYKKRPELMKLVEEFYRAYRALAERYDHAMGELRHAHKTMAEAFPNQAQYMLNDDSPCVESHTPGVPSALYFESEHSEKADGEVQTLRKALAKIQSDKDAIFLQYQNSMEKLSETESNLNKAQQNAGGLDERASRAEIETKVLKEALAQLKSEKDAGQVQYNQCLESISKLENMLSLAQMNDKEFDEKYSKAEIEAKKLRQELGQLEAQKDADLLKYKQNLEKISLLEARITHAEENSRMLSEQLGRAEAEIETLRKNLAELTEEKESLAVLYHRCLEKISKMENEISRAQENSEKLSREIEKGAEKLKAAEENCDTLERSNQSLRLEAENLLQKIAMKDQALLEKHAELERLETLMHEEHSHFLEIESTLQTLQKVYSKSQQEQGTLVMELKYGLQLLKDLELSKPGFKDEMQESVEENRMLSELTFSSTRSLFRRQQMEISKLKEIKEKLEREFVANSEENDALQQEAHQIKNDIQYLNNRYHAMLEQLQTLGLDPKGFAASVKDLQNENANLKEVCKVERNEKEALREKSKDMDELLLQNAFMEFSLSSLNDELDGLKATVKKFQESCHVLREEKSTVVDEKSSLLSQLQIVTESMQKLLEKNALLEKSLSDSKFELEGLKAKSSDLEEFCKLLNDEKYDLLNERSILVSQLESVELKLSNLEKMFTKLEEKYADSEKDKESTSHQVRELHASILVQTEKHANHKQLSEVRLTNLENIFHALQEELRLGKIEFEKEVDRAVNAHVEMFILQSCIEDLEEKNLALISECEKHVEASKFCNKVISELETENFMQLIEEEVLLNEIRKLKMAIHQVCGALQIDSCDGNDKGTKQEEIPILHILNIIESFKSSCVKSQEEKQQLLQQHRSEIEKMESEKNIMQQEFESLREKNAMLQKEKVELLEKNSQLRTEVANGEERANASKSKLAALRAELNDLQRTNQLFQEENGKILEEKNLLLRSVSDLKDAISVAEDENSMILQEVLALSNLNLVYEHLVSDKIIEQKALSEYLSSNLSRLNSDLHQELDMLWKKIEVKEAENVYLNESTERMDKELQEIKGANCRLSHQVKNSENLLEKKDVELLEMVKRLRVAETLNEEFCRYIEELKMDQEESRLTRLNLDRQILDLSENCMNKKKEIEHLHEENRSLKSVMKSLSQEVEQHKAREQTLNSELLAKTNEFQLWEAEAAAFYLQLQISSISEELLKSKVTELTGVCKRLDDEGAGKDLVIEQMIERISLLENENRGMKGQLSAYTPTVTSLKEDFASLEHTYLLCTKNSFAVGNRGKKDVASETCLQENTHQSLKGNESILIPDVVEDLLSIQKRIRGVEKLMMEELEKRMKQENLTGNVEAEAVSEMTEHSNLEAATYPEIDNKKLVMKIKKDNSTRGHNAWRTKSQKRLIMIDIPLDNYKDDPDYNKYCKRELSRSNDHMLELCETDQHDVTEDTKLDSTSVEDVITWHDSEKCQNYSSELEREKELGVDKLELWKTGKETSEDGKRRILERLASDSQKLAILKMTLQDLKKKPETKKKSNKVNEIEYEAVKRHIEDVEEAVTQQIGMYDQLARDFELCTASPSDTNTRKLEKQQVQVIRKKLSEQARRGSEQIGRLQFEVQNIQYILLKLADMKNNNRICRPTTGVLLKDFIRIGRKNSRRRRKGCACGCAKPSTNEE from the exons ATGGCAACCTTGTCTCATTCTGAGTCCCGGCGCTCATATTCTTGGTGGTGGGATAGCCACCTACCAAAGAATTCAAAATGGCTTCAGGAAAACCTTGCAG ACATAGATGCCAAAGTGAAAACCATGATCAAGCTCATTGATGAGGAAGCAGATTCATTTGCAAGGAGAGCAGAAATGTACTACAAGAAGCGACCGGAGCTCATGAAATTAGTGGAGGAGTTCTACCGAGCATACCGTGCTCTAGCAGAGAGATACGATCATGCAATGGGGGAGCTACGTCATGCCCATAAAACCATGGCAGAAGCATTTCCCAACCAAGCACAATACATGCTGAATGATGATTCACCCTGTGTTGAATCACACACACCAGGAGTTCCTTCTGCATTATATTTTGAGTCTGAGCATTCAGAGAAAGCAGATGGTGAAGTTCAAACCTTGAGGAAAGCCCTGGCAAAAATACAGTCTGACAAGGATGCTATCTTTCTTCAGTATCAGAATAGTATGGAGAAGTTATCTGAAACGGAAAGCAATCTTAATAAGGCACAACAAAATGCAGGAGGCCTTGATGAAAGAGCGAGTAGAGCTGAAATTGAAACTAAAGTTCTGAAGGAAGCCCTGGCACAGCTAAAATCTGAGAAGGATGCTGGTCAAGTTCAGTACAACCAGTGTCTAGAAAGTATATCTAAACTAGAGAATATGCTATCTCTGGCGCAGATGAACGACAAGGAATTTGATGAGAAATATTCTAAGGCTGAAATCGAAGCAAAAAAGCTAAGGCAAGAGCTAGGCCAGTTGGAAGCTCAGAAAGATGCTGATCTTCTTAAATACAAGCAGAATCTTGAAAAGATCTCTCTTCTGGAAGCCAGGATAACCCATGCTGAGGAGAACTCCCGGATGTTAAGTGAGCAACTTGGAAGAGCAGAAGCAGAAATTGAAACACTGAGGAAAAATCTTGCTGAATTAACTGAAGAGAAAGAATCTTTAGCTGTCCTTTACCATCGATGCTTGGAGAAAATATCTAAAATGGAGAATGAAATTTCACGTGCCCAAGAAAATTCCGAAAAACTCAGCAGGGAGATTGAGAAAGGCGCTGAAAAGCTTAAGGCTGCAGAAGAAAATTGTGATACGTTGGAGAGATCAAATCAATCTCTTCGACTAGAGGCTGAAAATCTCTTGCAGAAGATAGCCATGAAGGATCAGGCACTTTTAGAGAAGCATGCTGAGTTAGAGAGGCTGGAGACTCTAATGCATGAAGAGCACTCTCACTTTCTTGAAATTGAATCCACTCTGCAGACTCTGCAAAAGGTGTACTCCAAGTCACAACAGGAGCAAGGAACTCTTGTTATGGAGCTTAAATATGGACTTCAGTTGTTGAAGGACTTGGAGCTTTCCAAACCAGGTTTTAAGGATGAAATGCAAGAGAGCGTGGAAGAAAATAGAATGCTGAGTGAACTTACTTTCTCTTCCACTAGGTCATTATTCAGAAGACAGCAAATGGAAATCTCTAAATTAAAGGAGATCAAAGAGAAGCTCGAACGAGAATTCGTTGCAAACTCTGAAGAAAACGATGCCCTCCAGCAGGAAGCTCATCAAATAAAGAATGATATCCAGTACTTGAATAATAGATACCATGCTATGCTGGAACAACTACAGACTTTAGGTTTGGATCCTAAAGGTTTTGCAGCATCTGTGAAAGATTTACAAAACGAAAACGCAAATCTAAAGGAGGTCTGCAAAGTGGAACGTAATGAGAAAGAAGCTCTTCGTGAAAAGTCAAAGGATATGGATGAACTTTTGCTACAGAACGCCTTCATGGAATTTTCCCTTTCAAGTTTAAATGATGAACTGGATGGATTAAAAGCAACAGTGAAGAAATTTCAAGAGTCTTGCCATGTTCTCCGGGAAGAAAAATCCACTGTCGTTGATGAGAAATCATCTCTACTTTCACAGTTACAAATAGTCACAGAAAGTATGCAGAAGCTATTAGAGAAGAATGCCTTGCTGGAGAAGTCCCTCTCTGATTCAAAGTTCGAGCTGGAAGGTTTGAAGGCGAAATCAAGTGACTTGGAAGAGTTTTGCAAGTTGTTAAACGATGAGAAGTACGATCTTCTAAACGAAAGAAGCATTCTAGTATCTCAGTTGGAAAGCGTTGAGTTAAAGCTAAGTAACCTGGAAAAGATGTTCACAAAACTAGAAGAAAAATATGCCGACTCGGAGAAGGACAAAGAAAGCACAAGCCATCAAGTACGGGAGCTCCATGCTTCAATTTTGGTGCAAACGGAAAAGCATGCTAATCATAAACAGTTAAGTGAAGTTCGACTGACAAATTTGGAGAATATTTTTCATGCACTACAGGAAGAACTTCGTTTGGGGAAGAtagaatttgaaaaagaagttgaCAGAGCTGTAAATGCTCATGTCGAGATGTTCATTTTGCAAAGTTGTATAGAAGATCTGGAGGAGAAGAATTTGGCCTTGATATCTGAATGTGAAAAGCATGTTGAGGCATCAAAATTTTGTAACAAAGTTATCTCCGAGTTGGAGACCGAAAACTTTATGCAACTGATAGAAGAAGAGGTTTTGTTAAATGAAATTAGAAAGCTTAAAATGGCTATTCATCAAGTGTGTGGGGCTCTTCAGATTGACTCATGTGATGGGAATGACAAAGGAACCAAGCAAGAGGAAATACCAATATTGCATATTTTGAACATCATTGAGAGCTTCAAAAGTTCTTGTGTGAAAAGCCAAGAGGAGAAGCAGCAGCTCCTTCAGCAACATCGATCTGAGATTGAAAAAATGGAGTCAGAGAAAAATATCATGCAGCAAGAGTTTGAGAGCCTGAGAGAGAAGAACGCAATGTTGCAGAAAGAGAAGGTTGAGCTCCTGGAGAAGAACAGCCAACTGAGGACTGAAGTGGCCAATGGAGAAGAAAGAGCCAATGCATCAAAGTCCAAATTGGCTGCTCTACGTGCAGAGTTGAATGATTTGCAAAGAACAAATCAATTGTTTCAGGAAGAAAATGGTAAGATCCTTGAGGAAAAGAATTTACTGCTTAGGAGTGTTTCGGACCTAAAAGATGCAATTTCCGTGGCTGAAGATGAAAACAGCATGATCCTACAAGAGGTACTTGCCCTAAGCAACCTCAACTTAGTTTATGAACACCTTGTCTCCGACAAAATCATTGAGCAAAAAGCACTTTCTGAATATCTCAGCAGTAATCTTAGCCGTTTAAACAGTGACCTTCATCAGGAACTTGATATGTTATGGAAAAAGATTGAGGTGAAAGAAGCCGAGAATGTTTATCTGAATGAGTCTACTGAGAGGATGGATAAAGAGCTGCAGGAAATAAAAGGTGCAAATTGCCGTTTAAGCCATCAAGTTAAAAATTCAGAGAATCTTCTCGAGAAGAAGGATGTAGAGCTTCTAGAAATGGTAAAAAGGCTGAGGGTTGCAGAGACATTAAATGAAGAGTTTTGCAGATATATTGAGGAGCTGAAGATGGATCAAGAAGAATCAAGATTGACCAGATTAAACCTTGACAGGCAGATTCTTGATCTATCAGAAAATTGcatgaataagaaaaaagaaattgaacacCTTCATGAAGAAAATAGAAGCTTGAAGTCGGTGATGAAATCGTTATCTCAGGAAGTTGAACAACACAAGGCTAGGGAGCAAACACTGAATTCTGAGTTGTTGGCCAAAACAAATGAATTCCAGCTTTGGGAGGCTGAGGCTGCTGCGTTTTATTTGCAGCTTCAGATTTCATCAATTAGTGAAGAACTGTTGAAAAGCAAGGTCACTGAACTTACTGGAGTCTGCAAGAGACTTGATGATGAAGGTGCTGGAAAAGACTTGGTGATTGAACAGATGATAGAAAGGATCAGTTTACTGGAAAACGAAAATAGAGGGATGAAGGGGCAATTATCTGCATATACTCCAACAGTTACTTCTTTGAAAGAGGATTTTGCATCTCTAGAGCACACTTACTTGCTTTGCACCAAAAATTCTTTTGCTGTAGGCAACAGGGGGAAGAAG GATGTGGCCTCTGAGACTTGTCTCCAAGAAAATACCCATCAAAGTTTAAAAGGAAATGAAAGTATTTTAATACCAGATGTGGTTGAAGATTTGCTAAGCATCCAGAAAAGGATTAGAGGAGTTGAGAAGTTGATGATGGAAGAACTTGAAAAACGTATGAAGCAAGAAAATCTGACAGGAAACGTTGAAGCAGAAGCAGTATCAGAAATGACAGAGCACTCAAATTTGGAAGCTGCTACTTATCCAGAAATTGACAACAAAAAACTGGTgatgaaaattaagaaagacaACAGCACACGTGGCCACAATGCATGGAGAACAAAATCTCAAAAACGGTTGATAATGATAGACATCCCTCTCGATAACTACAAGGATGATCCTGACTACAACAAGTATTGTAAGAGAGAGCTCAGTAGAAGCAATGACCATATGCTTGAGCTATGTGAAACTGATCAGCATGATGTTACTGAAGATACTAAACTGGATTCTACTTCGGTAGAAGATGTAATCACATGGCATGACTCAGAAAAATGTCAAAATTACTCTTCAGAACTGGAGAGAGAGAAGGAACTAGGGGTTGACAAGCTAGAGTTATGGAAGACTGGAAAAGAGACAAGTGAAGATGGCAAGAGGAGGATCTTGGAGAGGCTTGCCTCCGATTCTCAGAAGCTGGCCATTCTTAAAATGACTCTGCAAGACTTGAAAAAAAAGCCGGAGACAAAGAAGAAAAGCAACAAGGTAAACGAGATTGAGTATGAAGCTGTGAAAAGACACATAGAAGATGTTGAGGAAGCCGTCACGCAACAAATTGGCATGTATGATCAACTGGCAAGAGATTTTGAACTGTGCACAGCCTCACCTTCAGACACAAACACAAGAAAGTTGGAAAAGCAGCAAGTACAAGTGATAAGGAAGAAGTTATCAGAACAGGCTAGAAGAGGTTCTGAGCAAATAGGAAGGTTGCAGTTTGAAGTGCAGAACATTCAATATATTCTGCTCAAACTGGCTGATATGAAGAACAACAACAGAATCTGTAGACCAACAACAGGTGTGTTGCTGAAGGATTTTATTCGCATTGGGAGGAAAAATAGCAGAAGGCGGCGTAAGGGGTGTGCTTGTGGATGTGCAAAGCCTTCAACTAATGAGGAATAA
- the LOC108320875 gene encoding uncharacterized protein LOC108320875 — translation MEKSEEKEESVDLSRISLRLFKSADLDDVLVWTSDEKMATFCSWDPKSGEDKGNDLINNIDPELPWRRRAICLNDRAIGFVCLYPISADDQSRNRSLELGYVIGSKYWGKGIATLVVKKVVKEAFTEQWLADLERIEALVDVMNVGSQRVLEKAGFQREGILRKYMFHKGKSIDMVMFSVFSTDPHLHSSI, via the coding sequence ATGGAGAaatcagaagaaaaagaagaaagtgtcGATTTGAGTCGAATATCTCTTCGACTCTTTAAGTCCGCTGACCTGGATGATGTCTTGGTGTGGACCTCCGATGAAAAGATGGCCACTTTCTGCTCTTGGGATCCTAAGAGTGGCGAAGATAAGGGCAACGATCTCATCAATAACATAGACCCCGAGTTGCCGTGGCGACGCAGAGCAATATGCCTGAACGACCGTGCTATTGGGTTTGTTTGTCTTTACCCGATTTCAGCTGATGATCAAAGCAGGAACAGATCCTTGGAACTTGGGTATGTTATTGGTTCGAAATACTGGGGTAAAGGGATTGCCACGTTGGTTGTGAAAAAAGTGGTTAAGGAGGCTTTCACTGAGCAGTGGTTGGCAGACTTGGAGAGGATTGAAGCTCTTGTTGATGTGATGAATGTTGGGTCTCAGAGAGTGCTGGAAAAAGCTGGTTTTCAGAGGGAGGGAATTCTTAGGAAGTATATGTTCCACAAAGGAAAATCCATAGATATGGTGATGTTCAGTGTTTTCTCTACCGATCCTCACCTTCATTCCTCTATCTAA